One Cellulomonas soli DNA window includes the following coding sequences:
- a CDS encoding copper transporter, which produces MIDFRYHIVSLISVFLALAVGIALGAGPLEQTIGDTLTGQVEQLRAEKDTLRAELDMSQQDLGQVTAFVDASAPQLLEGALADRRVAVIALGEVPEDERTAIDDRIVQAGASVSAHVTLNDAWSDEDLRAFRLALSANLVSYLDPAPEADAGLETDLAAALVQGLTRADTASPNSLSSDAATLLEFLSTGDTPLVTFEDDVEAPADAIVVLAPPSEEAADGEASPSASPVAAVLTADAAVLQAAATYSEGVVLADGPRGTGTVIDALLADDDLAQVVTTVSGAHTVVGQVSVPLALAAAIDGTVGHYGFGDEEEVLPPQVVLDPVDRTPDLPLDNATESQG; this is translated from the coding sequence GTGATCGACTTCCGTTACCACATCGTCTCCCTCATCTCGGTGTTCCTGGCCCTCGCGGTCGGCATCGCCCTGGGGGCCGGTCCGCTCGAGCAGACCATCGGCGACACCCTGACCGGGCAGGTGGAGCAGCTGCGTGCTGAGAAGGACACGCTGCGCGCCGAGCTCGACATGAGCCAGCAGGACCTCGGCCAGGTGACGGCCTTCGTCGACGCCTCCGCACCCCAGCTGCTGGAGGGGGCGCTCGCAGACCGTCGGGTCGCCGTCATCGCCCTGGGCGAGGTCCCCGAGGACGAGCGGACCGCGATCGACGACCGGATCGTGCAGGCCGGTGCGAGCGTCAGCGCGCACGTCACGCTCAACGACGCGTGGTCCGACGAGGACCTGCGGGCGTTCCGCCTGGCGCTGAGCGCAAACCTCGTCTCGTACCTCGACCCTGCGCCGGAGGCCGACGCGGGGTTGGAGACGGACCTCGCGGCCGCCCTGGTGCAGGGGCTCACGCGTGCCGACACCGCGTCGCCGAACAGCCTGTCCTCCGACGCCGCCACCCTGCTGGAGTTCCTGAGCACGGGTGACACGCCGTTGGTGACGTTCGAGGACGACGTCGAGGCGCCCGCCGACGCGATCGTCGTCCTCGCCCCGCCGTCGGAGGAGGCCGCGGACGGCGAGGCGAGCCCGAGTGCCAGCCCCGTCGCCGCGGTGCTCACCGCCGACGCAGCCGTGCTCCAGGCGGCGGCGACCTACTCGGAGGGCGTGGTGCTGGCCGACGGCCCGCGCGGCACCGGCACGGTGATCGACGCGCTGCTGGCCGACGACGACCTGGCACAGGTCGTGACCACGGTCTCGGGTGCGCACACGGTGGTCGGCCAGGTCAGCGTGCCGCTGGCGCTCGCGGCCGCGATCGACGGCACGGTGGGTCACTACGGGTTCGGTGATGAGGAGGAGGTCCTCCCGCCGCAGGTCGTGCTCGACCCGGTCGACCGCACGCCGGACCTGCCGCTGGACAACGCCACGGAGAGTCAGGGGTGA
- a CDS encoding NUDIX domain-containing protein, whose product MTSEPGVSDDWLVDRLAPRPVVEGDLIHRGKVWDLRGEVVDLGESQVLREFVDHPGAVAVIALDEQDRVLLLQQYRHPVRHDLWEPPAGLLDVEGEELVLAAARELAEEADLRAASWWRLVEVFTTPGGSNERIVVFLARDLSAVPDHELFERTDEEALMVPVWVPLDDAVDAVLAGRLHSPTTVTGVLAAAAARARGWSTLERVALG is encoded by the coding sequence ATGACGAGTGAGCCGGGCGTGAGCGACGACTGGCTGGTCGACCGTCTCGCGCCGCGCCCGGTGGTCGAGGGTGACCTCATCCACCGCGGCAAGGTGTGGGACCTGCGCGGCGAGGTCGTCGACCTGGGGGAGTCCCAGGTGCTGCGCGAGTTCGTCGACCACCCCGGCGCGGTGGCCGTGATCGCGCTCGACGAGCAGGACCGGGTGCTGCTCCTGCAGCAGTACCGGCACCCGGTGCGGCACGACCTGTGGGAGCCGCCGGCGGGACTGCTGGACGTCGAGGGTGAGGAGCTCGTGCTCGCCGCGGCGCGGGAGCTGGCCGAGGAGGCGGACCTGCGTGCCGCGTCCTGGTGGCGGCTCGTGGAGGTCTTCACGACGCCGGGCGGCTCCAACGAGCGCATCGTGGTGTTCCTCGCCCGTGACCTGAGCGCGGTGCCGGATCACGAGCTGTTCGAGCGCACCGACGAGGAGGCGCTCATGGTGCCCGTGTGGGTGCCGCTCGACGACGCGGTCGACGCGGTCCTGGCCGGTCGGCTGCACAGCCCGACGACCGTCACGGGTGTGCTCGCCGCGGCTGCTGCCCGGGCCCGCGGGTGGTCGACGCTCGAGCGGGTCGCTCTGGGCTGA
- the steA gene encoding putative cytokinetic ring protein SteA, translated as MRVSLRKRAPEPDSTGLVGPARVDPRTKALTKRLRPGDVAVIDHLDLDRVSAEALLACAPAAVLNAARSTSGRYPNLGPDILVSGGVPLVDDLGPDVMTVPDGHVLRVVDGCVYDGETLVAEGVTQTPETVATSTEEARAGLSVQLESFAANTMDYLRRERDLLLDGIGVPPISTVIDGRQVLIVVRGYHYKEDLVTLRPYIREYRPVLIGVDGGADAILEAGWKPDLIVGDMDSVSDRALMCGAEVVVHAYRDGRAPGLARVEQLGVAHVVFPATGTSEDVAMLLADDKGAELIVAVGTHATLVEFLDKGRSGMASTFLTRLRIGSKLVDAKGVSRLYRHRISNVQLTLLVLAGLLALGVALASTAAGQTLLALIGARIDDFTSWVSGLFGWLS; from the coding sequence ATGAGAGTCTCTCTGCGCAAGCGTGCCCCCGAACCTGACAGCACCGGACTGGTCGGTCCTGCGCGCGTCGACCCCCGGACGAAGGCGCTGACCAAGCGTCTTCGTCCCGGTGACGTCGCGGTCATCGACCACCTGGACCTCGATCGTGTCTCTGCCGAGGCGCTGCTGGCGTGCGCGCCGGCCGCCGTCCTGAACGCGGCACGTTCGACGTCCGGCCGGTACCCGAACCTCGGCCCTGACATCCTCGTCTCGGGTGGTGTGCCGCTCGTCGACGACCTCGGTCCGGACGTGATGACGGTGCCGGACGGTCACGTGCTGCGCGTGGTCGACGGCTGCGTGTACGACGGCGAGACGCTCGTCGCCGAGGGGGTCACCCAGACGCCCGAGACCGTGGCCACCTCGACCGAGGAGGCGCGCGCGGGCCTGTCCGTGCAGCTCGAGTCGTTCGCGGCCAACACGATGGACTACCTGCGGCGCGAGCGTGACCTGCTGCTCGACGGGATCGGGGTGCCCCCGATCAGCACGGTCATCGACGGTCGGCAGGTCCTCATCGTGGTGCGGGGCTACCACTACAAGGAGGACCTCGTCACGCTGCGGCCGTACATCCGTGAGTACCGCCCGGTGCTCATCGGTGTCGACGGCGGTGCCGACGCGATCCTCGAGGCCGGGTGGAAGCCCGACCTGATCGTCGGTGACATGGACTCCGTCTCCGACCGCGCGCTCATGTGCGGGGCCGAGGTCGTCGTGCACGCCTACCGTGACGGTCGGGCGCCGGGTCTGGCGCGGGTGGAGCAGCTGGGCGTGGCGCACGTGGTCTTCCCCGCGACGGGCACGAGCGAGGACGTCGCGATGCTGCTCGCCGACGACAAGGGCGCCGAGCTGATCGTCGCGGTCGGGACGCACGCCACGCTCGTCGAGTTCCTCGACAAGGGGCGCTCGGGCATGGCGAGCACGTTCCTCACCCGGCTGCGCATCGGCAGCAAGCTGGTCGACGCCAAGGGCGTCTCCCGTCTCTACCGGCACCGCATCTCGAACGTGCAGCTGACGCTGCTCGTCCTGGCGGGCCTGCTGGCGCTGGGTGTCGCGCTCGCCTCGACCGCGGCCGGCCAGACGCTCCTCGCCCTCATCGGGGCACGGATCGACGACTTCACCTCGTGGGTCAGCGGGCTGTTCGGCTGGCTGTCGTGA
- a CDS encoding TlyA family RNA methyltransferase gives MSARVDSELVRRGLARSRGHAADLISSGRVSVDGSVVGRASAQVGPLDALAVAEDVDDPGYASRAGHKLAGALDELGARGPQVRGRVCLDAGASTGGFTDVLLRRGAQHVVAVDVGHDQLVPRLREDPRVEVRDGVNVRALRAGDVEPRPGLVVADLSFISLTLVLPALAQVASASSDLLVMVKPQFEVGRDRLGATGVVRDAGLRAGAVTAVARCAVEHGLRVRDVVRSPLPGPSGNVEYFLWLSRSGAGGPEVVDPGGLTDDDEEGVPVARIEAVVRGGAA, from the coding sequence GTGAGCGCACGGGTGGACAGTGAGCTCGTGCGTCGCGGGCTGGCACGATCGCGCGGCCACGCGGCGGACCTGATCTCCTCCGGGCGGGTCAGCGTCGACGGATCGGTCGTGGGGCGTGCCTCGGCCCAGGTCGGCCCGCTGGACGCGCTGGCCGTCGCGGAGGACGTCGACGATCCCGGCTACGCGTCCCGCGCGGGCCACAAGCTCGCAGGCGCCCTCGACGAGCTCGGGGCCCGGGGCCCTCAGGTCCGCGGGCGCGTCTGCCTCGACGCCGGGGCAAGCACGGGCGGGTTCACCGACGTGCTCCTGCGGCGTGGGGCACAGCACGTGGTCGCGGTCGACGTCGGGCACGACCAGCTCGTCCCCCGGTTGCGAGAGGATCCGCGAGTCGAGGTGCGTGACGGCGTCAACGTGCGGGCCCTGCGCGCGGGCGACGTGGAACCGCGGCCGGGGCTCGTGGTCGCCGACCTGTCGTTCATCTCGCTGACGCTCGTGCTGCCGGCCCTCGCCCAGGTCGCCTCGGCGAGCTCCGACCTGCTGGTCATGGTCAAGCCGCAGTTCGAGGTGGGGCGCGACCGGCTCGGCGCGACCGGTGTCGTGCGCGACGCGGGTCTGCGGGCCGGAGCGGTCACGGCCGTGGCCCGCTGTGCGGTCGAGCACGGCCTGAGGGTGCGCGACGTCGTGCGCAGCCCGCTGCCGGGCCCGAGCGGCAACGTGGAGTACTTCCTGTGGCTGTCGCGCTCCGGCGCGGGCGGCCCGGAGGTCGTCGACCCCGGCGGCCTCACGGACGACGATGAGGAGGGTGTGCCCGTGGCACGCATCGAAGCGGTCGTGCGGGGAGGGGCCGCATGA
- the recN gene encoding DNA repair protein RecN has protein sequence MIEEIRIENLGVIGRAHVPLGPGLTVLTGETGAGKTMVLTALSLLLGVKADPGTVRLGAPSAVVEGRVTGVAGTAVAARAEEAGAALDDDGSLVLLRTVTASGPDAQGRSRAFVGGRSVPQTVLGELAAELVTVHGQTDQARLRSPSRQREALDTFAGAEHRAVLDLYRSTWAERIRVQAELEDRTARAQELAREAELLRLGLAEVERIDPQPLEDVELAEEVERLAHAEDLRAAASGAHLALSGDVDAVEAEGAATTAVEHARRLLEQVGEHDPALASLAGRVAEAGYLLADVATELSGYLEDLQADPVRLDTAQRRRAELATLTRSYGADVAQVLAWADEAGRRLLDLDGGDERTGALQLRVAELTEQLTALGGQVHERRTRAAQRLAEIVSAELAGLAMAGASLQIDVDGLEEPGPHGLDRVEMLLVAHAGAPARPLGKGASGGELSRVMLALEVALASEPGSATPGTFVFDEVDAGVGGRAAIEVGRRLAALARGTQVLVVTHLAQVAAFADQHLVVTKSTSDGVDVVTESDVRTVRGPDRVRELARMLSGQEDSEAAHAHAAELLALSDVGR, from the coding sequence GTGATCGAGGAGATCCGGATCGAGAACCTCGGGGTGATCGGGCGGGCGCACGTGCCCCTCGGTCCCGGGCTGACGGTGCTCACGGGCGAGACGGGCGCCGGGAAGACCATGGTCCTCACAGCCCTGTCCCTGCTGCTCGGTGTCAAGGCCGACCCGGGAACCGTCAGGCTCGGGGCGCCTTCTGCCGTGGTCGAAGGCCGGGTGACCGGGGTCGCCGGCACCGCGGTCGCCGCACGGGCCGAGGAGGCCGGGGCTGCGCTCGACGACGACGGCAGCCTCGTGCTGCTGCGGACGGTGACCGCCTCCGGCCCCGACGCGCAGGGGCGATCGCGTGCGTTCGTCGGGGGGCGCTCCGTCCCGCAGACCGTGCTGGGCGAGCTGGCCGCCGAGCTCGTGACGGTGCACGGCCAGACGGACCAGGCACGGCTGCGCTCGCCGTCCCGTCAACGCGAGGCGCTGGACACGTTCGCCGGGGCGGAGCACCGCGCGGTGCTCGACCTGTACCGCTCGACGTGGGCCGAGCGCATCCGGGTGCAGGCCGAGCTGGAGGACCGCACGGCTCGTGCCCAGGAGCTCGCGCGTGAGGCCGAGCTGCTGCGCCTCGGGCTCGCCGAGGTCGAGCGGATCGACCCGCAGCCGCTCGAGGACGTCGAGCTGGCCGAGGAGGTCGAGCGGCTGGCCCACGCCGAGGACCTGCGCGCCGCCGCCTCGGGTGCGCACCTCGCGCTCTCGGGCGACGTCGACGCGGTCGAGGCCGAAGGAGCCGCGACGACCGCCGTGGAGCATGCGCGTCGCCTGCTCGAGCAGGTCGGCGAGCACGACCCGGCGCTCGCGTCGCTCGCCGGACGTGTGGCCGAAGCGGGCTACCTCCTCGCGGACGTCGCCACCGAGCTGTCCGGGTACCTCGAGGACCTGCAGGCCGACCCGGTCCGGCTCGACACCGCTCAGCGGCGGCGGGCCGAGCTGGCCACGCTCACCCGCAGCTACGGCGCGGACGTCGCGCAGGTGCTCGCCTGGGCGGACGAGGCGGGCCGTCGGCTCCTCGACCTCGACGGCGGGGACGAGCGGACCGGAGCCCTGCAGCTGCGTGTCGCCGAGCTCACCGAGCAGCTGACGGCCCTCGGCGGCCAGGTTCACGAGCGTCGCACACGCGCGGCGCAGCGGCTCGCGGAGATCGTCTCGGCCGAGCTCGCCGGGCTGGCCATGGCGGGTGCGTCGCTGCAGATCGACGTCGACGGGCTCGAGGAACCCGGGCCGCACGGGCTGGACCGCGTCGAGATGCTGCTCGTGGCCCACGCCGGTGCGCCTGCCCGGCCCCTCGGCAAGGGCGCCTCCGGAGGTGAGCTCTCGCGCGTGATGCTCGCACTCGAGGTCGCCCTCGCCTCCGAGCCCGGCTCGGCGACCCCGGGGACCTTCGTGTTCGACGAGGTCGACGCCGGTGTCGGTGGTCGGGCGGCCATCGAGGTCGGTCGACGACTGGCCGCGCTCGCACGTGGCACGCAGGTCCTCGTCGTGACGCACCTCGCGCAGGTGGCCGCCTTCGCGGACCAGCACCTCGTGGTGACGAAGTCCACCTCGGACGGCGTCGACGTGGTGACGGAGTCCGACGTGAGAACGGTCCGCGGGCCGGACCGGGTGCGCGAGCTGGCGCGCATGCTCTCGGGCCAGGAGGACTCGGAGGCGGCGCACGCGCACGCGGCCGAGCTTCTGGCCCTGTCCGACGTGGGACGATGA
- the murJ gene encoding murein biosynthesis integral membrane protein MurJ yields the protein MSPALVRRAGQVLGGLAGAAAMIAGVTVVSRLLGFARWGVQAHALGSGAIGGAYNAANTLPNVLFEVAAGGALAGAIVPVLVGPIAARDRRTVDATASATLGWTLLVLVPLGLLLAAVSGLVGPLLLRDPDPSQVALVQFFVLVFAVQVPIYGTTVLLYGVLQAHRKFFWPAFAPILSSVVVIVAYLVYGSLAHGEQDDSGALEPGALSWLAWGTTAGVAAMCFPMLVPVRRLGVRLRPTLRFPDGVGRRVRSLAFAGVGAVLAQQLSVLVTMKVAFARGDEGTYSVFLWTQAVYLLPYAVLVVPLATATFPRMASRASEGDRAGFAHLASRTTRAVLAAAAIGAAALAAAAPAVADLFLKLNQGRSPELVAAMAPTLSWMLPGLLGFAVVFHGSRSLYALERGRLAVASTAVGWVGAALAAIALGAWLVPSAPDAPSTLVLLGGASSIGMLLGGVATLVALRRAAGPRSLDGLLRTVFVLVAAGVLGAAIGRWVTDSVLSLSGHGWASAIGAGAGGGVLAALVVAAALLALDGGTVRDLVRVDQRPAQPTWRDSPVRRDDRSSDLG from the coding sequence GTGAGCCCGGCGCTCGTGCGGCGGGCCGGACAGGTGCTCGGTGGGCTGGCCGGTGCTGCGGCGATGATCGCGGGCGTCACGGTCGTCAGCCGACTGCTCGGCTTCGCCCGGTGGGGCGTGCAGGCGCACGCGCTGGGTTCCGGGGCGATCGGTGGGGCGTACAACGCGGCCAACACCCTGCCCAACGTGCTGTTCGAGGTCGCGGCCGGTGGGGCGCTCGCGGGAGCGATCGTGCCGGTGCTCGTCGGGCCGATCGCCGCCAGGGACCGACGGACCGTCGATGCGACCGCCTCGGCCACGCTCGGGTGGACGTTGCTCGTGCTGGTCCCGCTGGGTCTGCTGCTGGCTGCGGTCTCGGGTCTGGTCGGACCTCTGCTGCTGCGGGACCCGGACCCGAGCCAGGTCGCTCTCGTGCAGTTCTTCGTCCTGGTCTTCGCGGTGCAGGTGCCGATCTACGGGACGACCGTGCTGCTGTACGGGGTGCTGCAGGCGCACCGCAAGTTCTTCTGGCCGGCCTTCGCACCGATCCTGTCCTCGGTGGTCGTCATCGTCGCCTACCTCGTGTACGGGAGCCTCGCGCACGGCGAGCAGGACGACTCGGGCGCCCTGGAGCCCGGTGCCCTGAGCTGGTTGGCCTGGGGTACGACCGCGGGTGTCGCGGCGATGTGCTTCCCGATGCTGGTCCCGGTGCGGCGGCTGGGGGTGCGGCTGCGGCCGACGCTCCGGTTCCCCGACGGCGTCGGCAGGCGGGTGCGGTCCCTCGCGTTCGCCGGTGTCGGTGCGGTGCTCGCCCAGCAGCTCTCGGTTCTCGTGACGATGAAGGTCGCGTTCGCGCGCGGTGACGAGGGCACGTATTCCGTGTTCCTGTGGACCCAGGCGGTCTACCTGCTCCCGTACGCGGTGCTGGTCGTGCCCCTGGCGACCGCGACCTTCCCGCGCATGGCGTCACGGGCCTCCGAGGGAGACAGGGCCGGCTTCGCTCATCTCGCCTCGCGGACGACGCGCGCGGTGCTGGCTGCCGCGGCGATCGGTGCCGCGGCGTTGGCCGCCGCCGCGCCGGCGGTCGCCGACCTCTTCCTCAAGCTCAACCAGGGGCGGTCCCCGGAGCTCGTCGCGGCGATGGCACCGACCCTGAGCTGGATGCTGCCCGGCCTGCTCGGCTTCGCGGTCGTCTTCCACGGCTCGCGGTCGTTGTACGCCCTCGAAAGGGGGCGCCTGGCGGTCGCCTCGACCGCCGTCGGGTGGGTCGGCGCCGCGCTCGCGGCCATCGCGCTCGGCGCATGGCTGGTGCCGAGCGCACCGGACGCACCGAGCACCCTGGTCCTCCTCGGCGGGGCGAGCTCGATCGGGATGTTGCTCGGTGGGGTGGCGACGCTCGTGGCGTTGCGCCGCGCCGCAGGTCCGCGCTCGCTCGACGGCCTGCTGCGCACGGTGTTCGTGCTGGTGGCCGCGGGGGTGCTCGGCGCCGCCATCGGTCGGTGGGTGACCGACTCGGTGCTCTCGCTCAGCGGGCACGGCTGGGCGTCCGCGATCGGCGCGGGCGCCGGCGGCGGTGTGCTCGCGGCGCTCGTGGTGGCGGCGGCACTCCTGGCGTTGGACGGCGGCACGGTGCGCGACCTGGTGCGGGTCGACCAGCGACCGGCCCAGCCGACGTGGCGTGACTCACCCGTGCGGCGTGACGACCGCTCGTCCGACCTCGGGTAG
- a CDS encoding ABC transporter permease codes for MSLPHVLSDATVVAKRNIIKIKRVPDLLVFTTLSPIMFVLLFSYVFGGAIDQQGGGDAYREFLMAGIFAQTVIFGATITGAGLAEDVKKGIIDRFRSLPMAPSAVLTGRTISDVVNNVIVLLVMSLTGLLVGWRIHSSVPEAVAGYALLLVFAYAVSWIMAWVGMLVPSPEVVNNASFIVIFPLTFVANTFVPLETLPAPLQTFAEWNPVSAATQSARELFGNIPPGVPEPTAWPLQHAELYTLLWSAAFLLVFVPLANAQYRVSTSR; via the coding sequence ATGAGCCTGCCCCACGTGCTCAGCGACGCCACGGTCGTCGCCAAGCGCAACATCATCAAGATCAAGCGGGTCCCCGACCTGCTGGTGTTCACCACGCTCTCGCCGATCATGTTCGTCCTGCTGTTCTCCTACGTCTTCGGCGGCGCGATCGACCAGCAGGGCGGTGGCGACGCCTATCGCGAGTTCCTCATGGCGGGGATCTTCGCGCAGACCGTCATCTTCGGGGCCACGATCACCGGCGCCGGGCTGGCCGAGGACGTCAAGAAGGGCATCATCGACCGCTTCAGGTCCCTGCCGATGGCCCCGTCCGCGGTCCTCACCGGCCGCACGATCTCCGACGTCGTCAACAACGTGATCGTGCTGCTCGTGATGTCCCTCACCGGGCTGCTCGTCGGCTGGCGCATCCACTCCTCGGTGCCCGAGGCGGTCGCGGGCTACGCGCTGCTGCTCGTCTTCGCCTATGCCGTGTCCTGGATCATGGCGTGGGTCGGCATGCTCGTGCCGAGCCCGGAGGTCGTGAACAACGCCTCGTTCATCGTGATCTTCCCGCTCACGTTCGTCGCCAACACGTTCGTGCCGCTCGAGACCCTGCCAGCGCCCCTGCAGACGTTCGCCGAGTGGAACCCGGTGTCGGCCGCCACGCAGTCGGCACGGGAGCTGTTCGGCAACATCCCGCCCGGCGTGCCGGAGCCCACCGCCTGGCCGCTGCAGCACGCCGAGCTCTACACCCTGCTCTGGTCGGCGGCCTTCCTGCTGGTCTTCGTCCCGCTGGCCAACGCCCAGTACCGGGTCTCGACGAGCCGTTGA
- a CDS encoding CTP synthase, producing MTERAHRSSGRSDISTRHIFVTGGVASSLGKGLTASSLGRLLRSRGLRVTMQKLDPYLNVDPGTMNPFQHGEVFVTEDGAETDLDVGHYERFLDVDLVGSANVTTGQVYSQVIAKERRGEYLGDTVQVIPHITDEIKSRMRSQAGEDVDVIITEIGGTVGDIESQPFLEAARQVRHDLGRDNVFFLHVSLVPYIGPSGELKTKPTQHSVAALRSIGIQPDAIVLRADRDVPQGIKAKIALMCDVDVEGVVTAKDAPSIYDIPRVLHAEGLDAYVVQRLGLPFRDVDWSGWNELLQRVHQPAHRVEVALVGKYIDLPDAYLSVTEALRAGGFHHDAKVVIRWVTSDDCQTPEGAQSALEGVDAVLVPGGFGVRGIEGKLGALRWSRENKVPTLGICLGLQCMVIEYARTVLGLDGASSSEFDDDPAHPVIATMEEQLAIVGGAGDLGGTMRLGAYDAVLTEGSITAEAYGATRVSERHRHRYEVNNAYRDKLEQAGLVISGVSPDRSLVEFVELPRDVHPYYVSTQAHPEFKSRPTRSHPLFAGLIGAALAQRTDDE from the coding sequence GTGACAGAGCGCGCGCATCGATCCTCCGGGCGGTCGGACATCTCGACCCGGCACATCTTCGTCACCGGGGGGGTGGCGTCCTCTCTCGGTAAGGGATTGACCGCCAGCAGCCTCGGTCGACTCCTTCGCTCCCGTGGCCTGCGGGTCACGATGCAGAAGCTGGACCCGTACCTCAACGTGGATCCCGGCACCATGAACCCGTTCCAGCACGGTGAGGTCTTCGTCACCGAGGACGGCGCCGAGACGGACCTCGACGTCGGCCACTACGAGCGGTTCCTCGACGTGGACCTGGTCGGCTCGGCCAACGTGACCACCGGTCAGGTCTACTCCCAGGTGATCGCCAAGGAGCGTCGCGGGGAGTACCTCGGCGACACCGTCCAGGTGATCCCGCACATCACCGACGAGATCAAGTCGCGCATGCGCTCGCAGGCCGGCGAAGACGTCGACGTGATCATCACCGAGATCGGCGGGACCGTCGGCGACATCGAGTCGCAGCCGTTCCTCGAGGCCGCACGCCAGGTGCGCCACGACCTCGGCCGCGACAACGTGTTCTTCCTGCACGTGTCCCTCGTGCCGTACATCGGACCGTCGGGCGAGCTGAAGACCAAGCCGACCCAGCACTCGGTGGCCGCGCTGCGCAGCATCGGCATCCAGCCCGACGCCATCGTGCTGCGGGCCGACCGGGACGTGCCGCAGGGCATCAAGGCGAAGATCGCGCTCATGTGCGACGTCGACGTCGAGGGCGTGGTGACGGCCAAGGACGCGCCGAGCATCTACGACATCCCGCGCGTCCTGCACGCCGAGGGCCTGGACGCCTACGTGGTGCAGCGGCTGGGTCTGCCGTTCCGTGACGTGGACTGGAGCGGGTGGAACGAGCTGCTGCAGCGTGTGCACCAGCCCGCCCACCGCGTCGAGGTCGCGTTGGTCGGCAAGTACATCGACCTGCCCGACGCCTACCTGTCCGTCACCGAGGCGCTGCGCGCCGGCGGGTTCCACCACGATGCGAAGGTCGTCATCCGCTGGGTCACCTCGGACGACTGCCAGACGCCCGAGGGGGCGCAGAGCGCGCTCGAGGGTGTCGACGCGGTGCTCGTGCCCGGCGGGTTCGGCGTGCGTGGCATCGAGGGCAAGCTCGGTGCGCTGCGGTGGTCGCGCGAGAACAAGGTGCCCACGCTCGGCATCTGCCTGGGCCTGCAGTGCATGGTCATCGAGTACGCCCGCACGGTCCTGGGGCTCGACGGCGCCTCGTCGTCCGAGTTCGACGACGACCCGGCGCACCCGGTCATCGCGACCATGGAGGAGCAGCTCGCGATCGTCGGCGGTGCCGGGGACCTGGGCGGCACGATGCGCCTCGGTGCGTACGACGCGGTCCTGACGGAGGGTTCCATCACGGCCGAGGCGTACGGGGCGACGCGGGTCTCCGAGCGGCACCGTCACCGGTACGAGGTGAACAACGCCTACCGCGACAAGCTCGAGCAGGCCGGGCTGGTCATCTCCGGCGTGTCACCGGATCGTTCCCTCGTGGAGTTCGTCGAGCTGCCGCGTGACGTGCACCCGTACTACGTCTCGACGCAGGCGCACCCCGAGTTCAAGTCCCGTCCGACCCGGTCGCACCCGCTGTTCGCCGGTCTGATCGGCGCGGCGCTCGCCCAGCGGACCGATGACGAGTGA
- a CDS encoding NAD kinase, whose translation MTRRAVVVTHSGREEAVQATAEAVRELERAGVEPVLAPEDGDPASLPPFDLAVVLGGDGTVLRAAELTRGSRVPLLGVNLGHVGFLAEAERDDVGEAVRRLTAGDFVIEERGTLDLRVQAPDGSVRTGWALNEAALEKGERSRMLEVIVEVDGRPLSSFGCDGVVMATATGSTAHAFSAGGPVVWPDVDGMILVPISAHALFARPLVVGPRSVLAVEVIERSPAGGVVTCDGRRRLDVPPGSRVEVRRSPVPVRFARLTPAPFTTRLVHKFGLPVEGWRGHPRHGADRVVPRVTPATGTTAEEESP comes from the coding sequence ATGACGCGTCGTGCCGTCGTGGTGACCCACAGCGGTCGGGAGGAGGCTGTCCAGGCGACGGCCGAGGCTGTCCGCGAGCTCGAGCGCGCCGGTGTGGAGCCGGTCCTCGCGCCCGAGGACGGCGACCCGGCCTCGCTCCCGCCGTTCGACCTGGCCGTCGTGCTCGGTGGTGACGGCACGGTGCTGCGCGCCGCCGAGCTCACGCGCGGGTCACGGGTGCCGCTGCTCGGCGTCAACCTCGGTCACGTCGGCTTCCTCGCGGAGGCCGAGCGGGACGATGTCGGCGAGGCGGTCCGCCGGTTGACGGCCGGGGACTTCGTCATCGAGGAGCGCGGCACGCTCGACCTGCGCGTGCAGGCCCCCGACGGTTCGGTCCGGACCGGGTGGGCCCTCAACGAGGCGGCGCTCGAGAAGGGCGAGCGATCGCGCATGCTCGAGGTCATCGTCGAGGTCGACGGGCGGCCGTTGTCGTCCTTCGGTTGCGACGGCGTGGTGATGGCGACCGCGACCGGTTCGACCGCGCACGCGTTCTCAGCCGGCGGGCCCGTCGTGTGGCCGGACGTGGACGGGATGATCCTCGTGCCCATCTCGGCGCACGCGCTGTTCGCCCGCCCCCTCGTGGTCGGCCCGCGCAGCGTCCTGGCCGTCGAGGTCATCGAACGTTCGCCCGCAGGGGGGGTCGTCACGTGCGACGGCCGACGTCGGCTCGACGTCCCGCCAGGCTCGCGTGTCGAGGTGCGGCGTAGCCCCGTGCCGGTGCGGTTCGCCCGTCTGACGCCGGCACCGTTCACGACACGGCTGGTGCACAAGTTCGGGCTGCCGGTCGAGGGCTGGCGCGGACACCCCCGGCATGGAGCCGATCGGGTGGTCCCGCGCGTGACCCCGGCCACGGGAACCACCGCGGAGGAGGAGTCGCCGTGA